A region from the Thermanaeromonas toyohensis ToBE genome encodes:
- the radA gene encoding DNA repair protein RadA codes for MAKVKVKFICQVCGYESASWLGRCPACGSWDTLVPETQPITSRMGLKGSPQPVGTPPVALTEAPRLEGERLCTGLKEWDRVLGGGLVPGSLVLVGGAPGIGKSTLLLQLAYAVANQWGPVLYVSGEESLAQTRLRAERLGTLSSSIYLLSETSVPAILEQAEMLKPVLLIVDSIQTVFIPEIPVAPGSVSQVRESAAAFLRAAKMGGPAIILIGHITKDGLLAGPKVLEHLVDCVLYLDGEGLQAYRLLRAVKNRFGSTNEIGVFAMTSQGLMEVPNPSEILLAERPWGVAGSVVTACLEGTRPLLLEIQALVSRTSFGHPRRLTTGLDYNRASLLIAVLEKRAQLPLGLCDIYLNVAGGISIDEPAADLAVCLAIASSLKEIAVDARLLVLGEVGLAGEVRAVPQVEKRLEEARRLGFSHFILPEGNRKAWEGSQGEVFFVRSVTQALELAFVQAG; via the coding sequence CTGGCCAAGGTAAAGGTTAAATTTATCTGCCAGGTTTGTGGTTATGAAAGCGCAAGCTGGCTTGGGCGTTGCCCGGCCTGTGGGTCTTGGGATACGCTGGTCCCGGAAACGCAGCCTATAACTTCACGTATGGGCCTTAAAGGTAGTCCCCAACCGGTAGGTACACCTCCTGTGGCTTTGACGGAGGCCCCGCGACTAGAGGGTGAGCGCCTCTGTACTGGCCTTAAAGAATGGGATCGTGTCTTAGGCGGGGGTTTAGTACCCGGTTCCCTGGTCCTGGTGGGAGGCGCGCCTGGGATAGGGAAATCTACCCTCCTTCTGCAGCTGGCTTATGCTGTAGCTAACCAGTGGGGGCCAGTGCTTTACGTTTCCGGGGAGGAGTCTTTAGCCCAAACCCGCCTACGGGCTGAACGCCTGGGGACGCTATCTTCTTCCATTTATTTGCTTTCCGAAACCAGCGTCCCGGCTATCCTGGAACAGGCAGAAATGTTAAAGCCTGTGCTTTTGATTGTGGATTCCATCCAGACGGTCTTTATCCCGGAAATACCAGTGGCCCCTGGAAGCGTCTCCCAGGTGCGCGAAAGTGCTGCTGCTTTCCTTAGGGCAGCTAAAATGGGAGGCCCTGCTATAATCTTGATAGGACATATAACTAAAGATGGGTTGCTGGCTGGCCCTAAGGTTCTAGAACACCTTGTGGATTGTGTTTTGTATTTAGATGGGGAGGGCTTGCAGGCGTACCGGCTTCTAAGGGCAGTAAAAAATCGGTTTGGTTCTACTAATGAGATAGGGGTTTTTGCCATGACCTCCCAGGGCCTCATGGAAGTCCCTAACCCTTCGGAAATACTTTTGGCCGAGCGCCCCTGGGGGGTAGCCGGGTCAGTGGTTACAGCCTGCCTGGAAGGTACCCGGCCCTTACTCCTGGAGATACAGGCCCTGGTGAGCCGGACAAGTTTTGGGCATCCCCGGCGCTTGACCACAGGGTTAGATTATAACCGAGCTTCCCTCTTGATCGCTGTATTGGAAAAGAGGGCCCAGCTCCCCTTGGGTCTGTGCGATATTTACCTCAATGTAGCTGGGGGAATAAGCATCGATGAGCCAGCGGCTGATCTTGCTGTTTGCCTAGCTATAGCCTCAAGTTTAAAGGAGATAGCTGTGGATGCGCGGCTCTTGGTACTAGGGGAGGTGGGTCTGGCCGGGGAAGTCCGGGCCGTCCCTCAGGTGGAAAAGAGGCTGGAGGAAGCCCGGCGGCTAGGTTTTTCTCACTTTATCCTTCCTGAAGGGAACCGCAAGGCTTGGGAGGGTAGCCAGGGGGAAGTGTTCTTTGTACGCAGCGTAACCCAGGCTTTAGAGCTGGCTTTTGTCCAGGCCGGGTAG
- the ispD gene encoding 2-C-methyl-D-erythritol 4-phosphate cytidylyltransferase yields the protein MPFLTALVAAAGRGRRLGLGYNKVFLPLKGRPLLSYSLEVLGRSPLVQAVIVVTTPEDVDRCWAIIGPQYAKGIRVVEGGKERQDSVGKGLKALPPETEFVAIHDAARPLLTEELLAKVVKAALETGAAIAAVPVQDTIKRCGAAELVERTVNREGLWAAQTPQVFRRDWLEEAHRRARAEGWRATDDASLVERCGYPVKLVPGDYANIKITTPVDLVLATALLEAREKIKIE from the coding sequence ATGCCTTTCTTAACCGCCCTGGTGGCGGCAGCAGGGCGGGGGCGGCGATTGGGTCTGGGGTATAATAAGGTTTTTTTGCCCCTTAAAGGCCGTCCTCTTTTGAGCTATAGCCTGGAGGTCTTGGGAAGATCCCCTCTTGTACAGGCTGTTATAGTAGTCACCACCCCTGAAGATGTGGACAGGTGTTGGGCCATAATAGGTCCCCAGTATGCTAAAGGGATCCGGGTGGTGGAAGGGGGAAAAGAAAGGCAGGATTCCGTAGGCAAGGGACTAAAAGCCCTACCCCCGGAGACTGAATTTGTAGCTATCCACGATGCAGCCCGGCCCTTGCTTACGGAAGAGCTTTTAGCTAAGGTAGTGAAAGCAGCCTTGGAGACGGGGGCGGCTATAGCAGCTGTTCCCGTGCAGGATACCATCAAACGGTGCGGGGCAGCTGAGCTAGTAGAAAGGACAGTTAACCGGGAGGGCCTCTGGGCCGCTCAGACACCCCAGGTGTTCCGACGGGATTGGTTGGAAGAAGCCCATCGACGGGCTAGAGCGGAAGGATGGCGGGCTACCGATGATGCATCTTTAGTAGAAAGGTGCGGTTATCCAGTTAAGCTGGTACCTGGGGATTATGCTAATATTAAAATAACTACCCCTGTAGATCTAGTGCTGGCCACCGCCCTTTTGGAGGCCCGAGAGAAGATAAAAATAGAGTAG
- a CDS encoding phosphatase yields MYCEADLHTHTIASGHAYSTVKELAEAAQAKGLKMIAITDHGLAMPGGPHEYYFHNLISLPRKIGEVEILRGVEANIIDEEGHLDIPENLLEKLDIVLAGFHVATGFDGRSQEEYTRAALAVLANPHVHVLVHPGNPDFPLDLEAIAQAAAANRKALEFNNNSFFYSRPGSLPRCQLLAQLAKKYKAPVVLSSDAHVFTAVGNFMRAWQVVRGAGINEDQILNLTVTRVKEFLGWHRRRPRAGQGA; encoded by the coding sequence ATGTATTGCGAGGCCGATCTTCATACCCACACTATAGCCAGCGGCCACGCTTATAGCACAGTTAAGGAGCTTGCGGAAGCAGCCCAGGCCAAGGGGTTAAAAATGATAGCCATCACCGATCACGGCCTGGCTATGCCCGGAGGACCCCATGAATATTATTTCCACAATTTAATTTCGTTACCCCGTAAAATAGGGGAAGTAGAGATATTAAGGGGGGTAGAGGCTAATATTATCGATGAAGAAGGCCACTTGGATATACCGGAAAACCTTTTAGAAAAGCTCGATATAGTGCTCGCTGGCTTTCATGTAGCTACAGGCTTTGATGGCCGTTCCCAAGAAGAATACACCCGTGCAGCTTTGGCTGTCTTGGCCAATCCCCACGTACATGTTCTGGTCCATCCAGGGAATCCGGATTTTCCCTTGGATCTGGAGGCTATCGCCCAGGCCGCAGCAGCTAACCGTAAGGCCCTAGAATTTAACAATAATTCCTTTTTCTATAGTCGCCCGGGGAGCCTACCCCGTTGCCAACTCTTGGCCCAGTTAGCTAAGAAATATAAGGCTCCTGTAGTATTATCTAGCGATGCCCATGTATTTACGGCTGTGGGTAATTTCATGCGGGCCTGGCAGGTAGTGCGGGGTGCAGGAATAAACGAGGACCAGATACTTAACCTTACGGTTACCAGGGTAAAGGAATTTTTAGGCTGGCACCGGCGTCGGCCGCGGGCTGGACAGGGCGCCTAA
- a CDS encoding DUF1858 domain-containing protein yields MSITEVVSRYPQTVPVFMEHGMGCLGCVAARFENIEQGARAHGIDVDKLIEDLNKVVAEERDSRDNA; encoded by the coding sequence ATGAGCATCACGGAAGTGGTCAGCAGATACCCCCAGACGGTTCCCGTATTCATGGAGCACGGGATGGGATGTTTAGGTTGTGTGGCTGCTCGATTTGAAAACATCGAACAGGGCGCCCGGGCCCACGGCATCGATGTAGACAAGTTAATAGAAGATCTTAATAAGGTAGTGGCGGAGGAAAGGGATTCCAGAGATAACGCGTAA
- a CDS encoding HD-GYP domain-containing protein: MSCPPDKPFCELIAALGTVLDMEDETKLYHAWRVALVAQKLAQDLLPQEEALVFYAALLHDVGGIGLPDHIVHKAVQPRAEDDPEIRQHPQRGAEMVRLLPVLGPLLAPMVEQHHEHWDGSGYPRGLKNGEIHPGALLISISDIFDLRLRVAKVKAWEKIRPAMAALSGKVYPPELWEAFDRLMGSAFWEEVATDSNIEAHMEAIHQALPPVEGMSGDFLKATISLFANIIDAKHAYTGGHSHRVAAYALKLAKALGLKEEEREKLEIASLLHDFGKVAVPRSVLDKPGPLDPHELEVVRRHPTRTIALLKQVSGLRELAEIAGLHHERYDGKGYPYGLKGEEIPLPSRILAVADAFDAMTSRRPYQPIRTPQEALERLRQGAGTQFDPQVVEVAQVLVENKG, from the coding sequence GTGAGCTGCCCCCCAGATAAGCCTTTCTGCGAACTCATTGCCGCTTTGGGTACGGTCTTAGATATGGAAGATGAGACTAAATTATACCATGCTTGGCGTGTGGCCCTGGTAGCCCAAAAATTGGCCCAGGATCTTTTACCCCAGGAAGAAGCCCTTGTATTTTATGCAGCCCTCCTCCATGATGTGGGAGGTATAGGTTTACCCGATCATATTGTCCATAAGGCCGTACAACCAAGAGCGGAAGATGATCCTGAGATCCGCCAGCATCCCCAACGTGGAGCAGAAATGGTGCGGCTTCTACCAGTTTTAGGCCCTTTGCTTGCCCCTATGGTAGAGCAGCACCATGAACACTGGGATGGGTCTGGCTATCCCCGGGGGCTTAAAAACGGGGAGATCCATCCCGGTGCCCTGCTTATAAGTATTAGCGACATATTCGATTTGCGCTTGCGGGTGGCCAAGGTAAAAGCCTGGGAAAAAATAAGGCCGGCGATGGCGGCCCTTTCTGGTAAGGTGTACCCGCCGGAGCTCTGGGAAGCCTTTGACCGGTTAATGGGTTCTGCCTTTTGGGAAGAGGTAGCCACCGATTCGAATATAGAAGCGCACATGGAGGCTATCCATCAAGCTTTACCCCCTGTAGAAGGTATGTCCGGTGATTTTTTAAAGGCCACCATTTCCCTTTTTGCTAATATTATCGATGCCAAGCACGCTTATACAGGTGGGCATTCCCACCGGGTGGCCGCTTATGCCCTGAAACTAGCTAAAGCTCTGGGGCTTAAAGAGGAGGAGAGGGAGAAACTGGAGATAGCTAGTTTATTGCACGATTTCGGGAAAGTGGCTGTTCCTCGCTCGGTCCTGGATAAGCCTGGTCCTTTAGACCCTCATGAGCTTGAGGTGGTAAGGCGGCACCCCACACGTACCATAGCCTTGCTTAAGCAAGTCTCCGGCCTAAGGGAATTAGCCGAGATAGCGGGGTTACATCACGAAAGGTATGATGGGAAGGGATACCCCTACGGCTTAAAAGGAGAAGAAATACCCTTACCCTCCCGTATCCTCGCTGTGGCAGATGCCTTTGACGCCATGACCTCACGGCGTCCCTACCAGCCTATCCGGACACCCCAGGAAGCCTTGGAACGCCTCCGTCAAGGAGCAGGGACCCAATTCGATCCTCAGGTAGTGGAGGTAGCCCAGGTACTCGTAGAGAATAAGGGATGA
- the cysE gene encoding serine O-acetyltransferase — translation MWRQIKRDIQVIFERDPAARSVLEVILCYPGFHAILLHRIAHFFWRKGFKLLARLISQFNRFLTGIEIHPGARIGKGLFIDHGMGVVIGETAEIGDNVTLYQGVTLGGTGKEKGKRHPTIGNNVVIGAGAKVLGNICIGDNVKIGAGSVVLRDVPANCTVVGVPGKIVVRDGRNIADAQVSEIDLRHEDLPDPVAEMLLCLQRQIQRLERRIEELEGKSLELTSLQHADGLQGKVRTS, via the coding sequence ATGTGGAGGCAAATTAAGCGGGATATCCAGGTGATTTTTGAACGGGATCCTGCAGCGCGTAGCGTGCTGGAGGTCATTTTATGCTATCCTGGATTCCATGCCATCCTCCTTCACCGTATAGCCCATTTTTTCTGGCGTAAAGGTTTTAAACTTTTGGCCCGGCTCATCTCCCAATTTAACCGTTTCTTAACAGGGATTGAGATCCATCCTGGTGCCCGTATAGGGAAAGGGCTGTTTATCGATCATGGTATGGGTGTGGTCATAGGGGAGACGGCTGAGATAGGGGATAATGTTACCCTCTATCAAGGGGTAACCCTGGGGGGGACAGGTAAGGAGAAGGGCAAGCGCCATCCCACTATTGGCAATAATGTGGTCATAGGAGCTGGAGCCAAGGTATTGGGCAATATTTGCATTGGGGATAACGTAAAAATAGGTGCGGGTTCGGTGGTGCTGCGGGACGTGCCTGCCAATTGTACTGTGGTGGGGGTCCCGGGTAAAATTGTGGTCCGCGATGGCCGCAATATTGCGGATGCTCAAGTTTCGGAGATCGATCTTCGCCACGAGGACTTGCCGGACCCCGTGGCGGAGATGCTCCTTTGCTTGCAGCGCCAGATACAACGCTTGGAACGCCGGATAGAGGAACTGGAGGGTAAAAGCCTTGAGCTTACATCTTTACAACACGCTGACGGGCTGCAAGGAAAAGTTCGTACCTCGTGA
- a CDS encoding AbrB/MazE/SpoVT family DNA-binding domain-containing protein has translation MKELREGKVVGTLGGSREIVYRRVVDEKGRVTLPTEMRQQLEIRAGEEVEFLLREDGQWYIRKGFPQRACTFCGCEVDLIQVWGQTLCRRCAKKYLYLLARELELDIFVGKSGNLPD, from the coding sequence GTGAAGGAGTTACGAGAAGGTAAGGTAGTGGGGACTTTAGGAGGGTCCCGGGAGATAGTTTACCGTCGGGTGGTGGATGAGAAGGGTAGGGTTACTTTACCCACTGAAATGAGGCAGCAACTAGAGATCCGGGCGGGGGAAGAAGTAGAGTTTCTCCTCCGGGAGGACGGACAGTGGTATATCCGCAAGGGATTCCCCCAGCGGGCTTGCACTTTTTGCGGTTGTGAGGTGGATTTAATACAGGTTTGGGGGCAGACCCTCTGTCGCCGCTGCGCTAAAAAATATCTGTATCTTTTAGCCCGGGAGCTAGAACTGGATATTTTTGTGGGAAAGAGTGGGAATCTACCAGATTAA
- a CDS encoding HD-GYP domain-containing protein, translated as MDAYAVSALLEDLFRHSRLTYYHCLHVAVTARQVAMELGLEYQEVEKIFLGALFHDIGKLKIPRAILHKKGQLTPAEWEKMYKHPEEGCHLLPDTFPWQPIKEIILYHHERWDGRGYYGLSRTKIPLGARIIALADAFDAMTSRRPYQEARGLSAALRELEECSGSQFDPQVVEAFFSLTAGFLKGRQVLRPEKINLILNVTTRKLNSNEL; from the coding sequence GTGGACGCCTACGCCGTTAGCGCATTGCTTGAGGATTTGTTTAGACATTCGCGCCTCACTTACTACCATTGCCTGCATGTAGCCGTTACTGCTCGCCAGGTAGCCATGGAGCTTGGATTAGAGTACCAAGAAGTGGAGAAGATTTTTTTAGGCGCTCTATTTCACGATATCGGCAAACTCAAAATTCCCCGGGCTATATTACATAAGAAGGGTCAGCTTACCCCTGCGGAGTGGGAAAAGATGTATAAACACCCGGAGGAAGGGTGCCACCTTCTACCGGATACCTTTCCTTGGCAGCCTATTAAGGAAATAATCCTTTACCACCATGAAAGATGGGATGGTAGGGGTTATTATGGGCTATCCCGCACGAAGATACCCCTAGGAGCTAGGATAATAGCCCTGGCTGATGCCTTTGACGCCATGACCTCACGGCGGCCTTACCAAGAAGCCCGCGGCTTAAGCGCAGCCCTGCGGGAGCTAGAGGAATGTAGTGGTAGCCAATTTGATCCTCAAGTTGTAGAGGCCTTTTTTTCCCTTACTGCAGGGTTCCTTAAGGGCCGGCAGGTCTTAAGACCGGAAAAAATTAATCTGATCTTAAACGTAACAACACGGAAACTTAACAGTAATGAGTTATGA
- a CDS encoding PIN/TRAM domain-containing protein: MLYMLLRGIISLMGGALGFALAQTALRWWVTGPPGAKQSLVALVTLLAALAGFILSRYLIEATLQIVRRLENKLQRLSAQEIVSGAMGLILGLIIANLLGASFIHLPWIGPYIPMAASILFGYLGWSLGTKRREEIWSLFSIFPKLSSKDKAKGGASSPGAKILDTSVIIDGRIADIIRTGFLEGTIIVPSFVLEELRHIADSSDILKRNRGRRGLDMLNKIRKELGVNVKIYEEDFEDITEVDTKLVRLAQKLKAPILTNDYNLNKVAELHGVKVLNINELANAVKPIVLPGEEMTVQVIKDGKEAGQGVGYLDDGTMIVVENGRRFMGQSIAVLVTSVLQTSAGRMIFARPKVLERKNNHQPLERGEYQCLS, translated from the coding sequence ATGCTGTACATGTTACTTCGGGGTATAATATCCCTGATGGGGGGGGCCCTGGGGTTCGCCCTGGCTCAAACTGCTTTGAGGTGGTGGGTTACTGGACCCCCGGGAGCCAAGCAATCTCTGGTAGCCCTTGTTACCCTTCTGGCCGCCCTAGCCGGCTTCATCTTGTCCCGGTATCTGATCGAGGCTACCTTGCAAATTGTACGCCGCCTGGAAAATAAGCTTCAGCGTCTTTCTGCTCAAGAAATAGTAAGCGGCGCCATGGGACTCATCCTTGGACTTATCATCGCTAATTTGCTGGGGGCCTCTTTTATACACCTGCCTTGGATAGGCCCTTACATCCCCATGGCGGCGAGTATATTATTTGGCTATCTAGGCTGGAGCCTGGGAACTAAAAGGAGAGAGGAAATCTGGAGTTTGTTTTCCATTTTCCCTAAGCTAAGTTCTAAGGATAAGGCCAAAGGAGGGGCTTCCAGCCCAGGGGCCAAGATTCTAGATACGAGCGTTATAATCGATGGCCGTATCGCTGACATTATCCGTACGGGCTTTCTGGAAGGTACCATCATTGTTCCCAGCTTCGTACTAGAAGAACTTCGCCATATAGCTGATTCTTCAGATATACTTAAGCGGAACCGGGGCCGGCGGGGACTAGATATGTTAAATAAGATCCGGAAGGAGCTAGGCGTTAATGTAAAAATTTACGAAGAAGATTTTGAGGATATTACAGAGGTGGATACTAAACTTGTACGTTTGGCCCAGAAGCTTAAGGCTCCTATTTTAACTAATGATTATAATCTAAACAAGGTAGCTGAGCTCCATGGTGTGAAGGTGCTAAATATTAATGAACTGGCCAACGCGGTAAAACCCATAGTACTACCTGGTGAGGAAATGACCGTGCAGGTTATAAAGGATGGGAAAGAAGCGGGCCAGGGGGTGGGTTACTTAGACGATGGTACCATGATAGTGGTGGAGAACGGGCGACGCTTCATGGGCCAGTCCATAGCTGTACTGGTGACTAGTGTCTTGCAAACCTCGGCAGGCAGGATGATCTTTGCCCGGCCTAAGGTCCTCGAACGTAAGAACAACCACCAGCCCCTGGAGCGGGGAGAATATCAATGCCTTTCTTAA
- the ispF gene encoding 2-C-methyl-D-erythritol 2,4-cyclodiphosphate synthase yields MRIGLGFDVHPLVEGRELILGGIKVPYERGLDGHSDADVLLHALVDALLGAAALGDIGQYFPPQDPQWLGISSLVLLKEVWDKVSRLGYRVGNVDAVLVAERPRLAPYLPAMRENIARVLEVGLEQVGLKATTTEGLGFTGRGEGIAAFVTVLLFLDKEIPRDL; encoded by the coding sequence ATGCGTATAGGTTTGGGCTTTGATGTACATCCTTTAGTGGAAGGCCGTGAACTCATCCTAGGGGGCATAAAAGTGCCTTATGAGCGGGGTTTGGATGGGCATTCGGATGCCGATGTTCTTCTTCACGCCTTGGTCGATGCTTTACTCGGGGCAGCGGCTCTGGGGGATATCGGTCAGTATTTCCCTCCCCAGGATCCCCAGTGGTTAGGGATTTCGAGCCTTGTTCTTCTTAAAGAGGTTTGGGATAAAGTTAGCCGGTTGGGTTACCGGGTGGGTAATGTGGATGCAGTATTAGTGGCCGAGCGCCCACGTCTTGCTCCTTATCTTCCCGCTATGCGGGAAAATATTGCTCGGGTTTTGGAAGTTGGGCTGGAACAGGTGGGGTTAAAGGCTACTACTACAGAAGGGTTAGGCTTTACGGGACGGGGCGAGGGGATAGCTGCTTTTGTTACCGTCCTCCTCTTTCTTGACAAGGAGATCCCGCGCGATTTATAA
- a CDS encoding glycoside hydrolase family 15 protein, with product MKALLTRSIEILKKHQAWTGAFPAAPYFPPYRYVWLRDGTFVAWALDWVGEREAAGAFYSFMSRTILKHSYKIERALKRATEGYPLDDATCLHTRYTLKGEEGQEPWGNFQLDGYGTFLWGLAHHLRAGGRGREEYIKVIAEVTRYLCGLWKIPCLDCWEERGDRLHPSTLAAIYGGLKAVLDWLPLNLKEKAQEVLIALPEVVKKEFVVDGHLVKEAYSPEVDGNLLWLAIPYGVLDLEEPVFIATVQKIEEDLRGGGVKRYRGDTFYGGGEWVLLTAWLAWYYRLRGKEEEARELLSWIEAQADEEGQLPEQVPSNLTSEEHYYYWIERWGPIARPLLWSHAMYIAARLPVLVPVCS from the coding sequence TTGAAAGCACTATTAACACGCAGCATAGAGATCCTTAAAAAGCATCAAGCTTGGACGGGAGCCTTCCCTGCTGCTCCTTATTTTCCTCCCTACCGGTATGTGTGGTTGCGGGATGGTACTTTTGTGGCCTGGGCCTTAGACTGGGTGGGGGAAAGGGAGGCGGCAGGGGCTTTTTATTCTTTTATGAGCCGTACGATTTTAAAGCATAGCTATAAAATAGAACGTGCTTTAAAGAGAGCTACAGAGGGGTATCCATTAGATGATGCCACTTGCCTTCACACCCGCTATACCTTAAAGGGAGAAGAAGGGCAGGAGCCTTGGGGCAATTTCCAGTTAGATGGGTATGGTACTTTCCTCTGGGGGCTGGCGCATCATCTACGTGCTGGGGGGAGGGGAAGGGAAGAATATATAAAGGTGATCGCAGAAGTAACCCGCTATCTTTGTGGCCTATGGAAAATCCCTTGCCTGGACTGCTGGGAGGAGAGGGGGGATCGCCTTCATCCTTCCACTCTAGCTGCCATCTATGGAGGTTTAAAGGCTGTTTTGGACTGGCTTCCCCTTAACCTAAAGGAGAAAGCCCAGGAAGTTCTTATAGCGTTGCCAGAGGTGGTAAAAAAGGAATTTGTGGTAGATGGGCACCTGGTAAAGGAGGCTTATTCGCCCGAAGTGGATGGCAACCTCCTATGGTTAGCCATACCCTATGGTGTACTGGATCTAGAGGAACCTGTTTTTATTGCTACTGTGCAGAAAATCGAGGAGGACTTGCGCGGCGGGGGAGTTAAGCGGTATCGGGGGGATACCTTTTATGGGGGCGGGGAATGGGTTTTGCTTACTGCCTGGTTGGCCTGGTATTACCGGCTTAGGGGAAAAGAAGAGGAAGCACGGGAACTTTTAAGTTGGATAGAGGCCCAGGCCGATGAGGAAGGCCAGCTGCCGGAACAAGTACCCAGTAACTTGACTTCTGAGGAACATTATTATTACTGGATAGAACGCTGGGGTCCTATAGCGAGGCCTCTCCTTTGGTCCCATGCCATGTATATAGCAGCCCGGCTTCCCGTCTTAGTTCCCGTTTGCAGTTGA
- the pnpS gene encoding two-component system histidine kinase PnpS yields MAVNITGWIFFVLFFIYWAIRFILGPQGQGIPLILSGQGWVFLIGFLLVIGVGVYRLCCNFLSPLEAMLPITRKIAAGDLEQRIEVERDDELGILAKHLNDMVDRLRNNIREISGERNKIKAILASLTDAVVAVDQVGRVMFVNPAAEEMLKKREDEVVRKYLLEVIRNHEMDSLAKDILDKGETREAELRLFPTSSRVFKVHGAPITTEQGRIVGAVLSIRDITELRRLEQMRTEFVANVSHELRTPLTSIRGFVETLLEGALEDEKISRRFLTIINSEAQRLQQLIEDLLTLSRLEHQKPEKVVKGASLKETLSRVLEVVGPLAQDKGVELKVELPPDLPLLKFPENFLEQVLLNLLDNGIKYTPRGGSVTVAAEREGSKIRVEVRDTGIGIPKESLPRVFERFYRVDKARSRELGGTGLGLSIVKHMVESHGGTVGVHSQVGQGSTFYFILPIAEGEEGGEGVTRR; encoded by the coding sequence ATGGCTGTTAATATTACTGGTTGGATATTTTTTGTTTTATTTTTTATCTATTGGGCCATACGTTTTATCCTAGGGCCCCAGGGCCAGGGGATCCCCCTTATCCTTTCTGGCCAGGGGTGGGTATTCCTTATAGGCTTCTTGCTGGTAATAGGTGTGGGGGTTTACCGGCTTTGCTGCAACTTTTTATCCCCTCTAGAGGCTATGCTCCCTATAACCCGCAAGATAGCTGCTGGTGACCTAGAACAGCGCATCGAGGTAGAGAGGGATGATGAGCTGGGGATTTTAGCCAAACACCTTAATGATATGGTGGACCGCCTCCGTAACAACATCCGGGAGATTTCGGGTGAAAGGAATAAAATTAAGGCTATATTAGCTAGTCTTACGGATGCCGTAGTGGCAGTGGACCAGGTGGGCCGGGTGATGTTTGTGAACCCTGCAGCAGAAGAGATGCTTAAGAAAAGAGAGGACGAGGTGGTGCGCAAGTATCTTCTGGAGGTGATCCGTAACCATGAGATGGATAGCCTCGCCAAGGATATTTTGGATAAAGGGGAGACACGGGAGGCTGAACTTCGTTTATTTCCAACCTCTTCCCGGGTATTTAAAGTCCACGGTGCTCCCATAACTACTGAACAGGGCAGGATAGTAGGGGCAGTTCTTTCCATCCGGGATATTACGGAACTGAGGCGTTTGGAACAGATGCGCACTGAATTTGTGGCCAATGTATCCCACGAGCTTAGAACCCCCTTGACTTCTATCCGGGGTTTTGTAGAGACCTTGCTAGAAGGGGCCCTGGAGGATGAGAAGATAAGCCGCCGCTTTTTAACCATCATAAATAGTGAGGCCCAGCGTTTGCAGCAGTTAATAGAGGATCTCCTCACCCTTTCCCGGCTTGAACACCAGAAACCAGAAAAGGTGGTTAAGGGAGCCTCTCTAAAGGAAACCTTAAGCCGGGTCCTGGAGGTGGTAGGGCCCCTGGCACAGGACAAAGGAGTGGAACTTAAAGTAGAACTTCCTCCCGACCTTCCCCTTTTGAAGTTCCCGGAAAACTTTCTAGAACAGGTTCTCCTTAACCTTTTAGATAACGGGATCAAATATACTCCGAGGGGTGGTTCGGTAACTGTAGCTGCAGAGCGGGAAGGATCTAAGATACGGGTGGAGGTGCGGGATACCGGCATAGGGATCCCGAAGGAAAGCTTGCCTCGGGTCTTTGAACGGTTTTACCGGGTGGATAAGGCCCGTTCCCGGGAACTTGGGGGTACAGGCTTGGGGTTATCTATTGTAAAGCATATGGTAGAATCCCATGGTGGGACGGTAGGAGTCCATAGTCAAGTAGGGCAAGGTAGTACCTTTTACTTTATACTCCCTATAGCCGAAGGGGAGGAAGGGGGTGAAGGAGTTACGAGAAGGTAA